In a single window of the Gammaproteobacteria bacterium genome:
- a CDS encoding SDR family oxidoreductase: MNGKKILITGNMGYVGPGVVSHLRAQYANATIVGVDLGYFGHCLTGPACLPEARLDVQYFMDVRTMPMDVLKGVAAVVHLAAISNDPMGNAYEEITHEINYEASVRVAKLAREAGVESFVFASSCSVYGYAEGSARDEKSELNPLTAYAKSKINTEKAIKSLASDEFAVTCLRFPTACGMSDRLRLDLVLNDFVAAAVATRKISILSDGTPWRPLIDVKDMARAIDWAICRDAHNGHAFLAINAGRTEWNYQIKDLAESVQAIMPGIEVSLNKDAQPDKRSYRVNFDMYKQLAPDHQPQTDLKRSITELKEGLERIDFKDSDFRESDRMRLKVLSGLREASLLTDRFEWHSRKSDGLKH, encoded by the coding sequence ATGAATGGCAAAAAAATACTAATCACCGGAAATATGGGCTACGTGGGGCCAGGGGTTGTGTCGCATCTGCGTGCGCAATACGCAAACGCGACCATTGTCGGCGTTGATCTGGGTTACTTTGGGCATTGCCTGACCGGGCCCGCGTGCTTGCCAGAAGCGCGACTTGACGTTCAATACTTCATGGACGTGAGAACGATGCCGATGGACGTACTCAAGGGCGTCGCGGCGGTCGTGCATCTCGCGGCGATCTCGAATGACCCCATGGGCAATGCATATGAAGAAATTACGCATGAGATCAACTATGAGGCCAGCGTCAGGGTAGCCAAGCTCGCCAGAGAGGCCGGCGTGGAATCTTTCGTTTTCGCGTCGAGCTGTAGTGTTTATGGATACGCGGAAGGATCCGCGCGCGATGAAAAGTCGGAGTTGAACCCGTTAACGGCTTATGCCAAATCGAAGATCAATACAGAAAAAGCGATTAAATCGCTCGCCAGTGACGAATTCGCGGTCACGTGCCTGAGGTTTCCCACGGCATGCGGCATGAGCGATCGTTTGCGGCTCGATCTGGTACTCAACGACTTTGTGGCCGCGGCTGTCGCCACCAGAAAGATTTCAATCCTGAGTGATGGCACGCCCTGGCGACCACTGATCGATGTCAAGGATATGGCCAGGGCGATTGACTGGGCCATATGTCGCGACGCGCATAATGGACACGCTTTTCTCGCCATTAACGCAGGCCGCACGGAATGGAACTACCAGATCAAAGATCTCGCGGAATCAGTCCAAGCGATTATGCCCGGTATCGAGGTCAGCCTGAATAAGGATGCGCAGCCGGATAAGCGTTCATATCGGGTTAATTTCGACATGTACAAGCAGCTGGCGCCGGATCATCAACCGCAGACTGACTTGAAGCGATCGATTACCGAACTCAAAGAAGGATTAGAGAGAATCGATTTTAAGGATAGCGATTTTCGCGAATCCGATCGTATGCGGCTGAAAGTGCTAAGCGGGCTACGCGAGGCCAGTTTGTTGACTGATCGGTTCGAATGGCATTCCAGGAAAAGCGATGGCCTTAAGCATTGA
- the guaA gene encoding glutamine-hydrolyzing GMP synthase yields MDIQPHLILILDFGSQYTQLIARRVREAGVYCEILPWDGVGDALASSRLRGVILSGGPESATVEIPPRISPELFTRGVPVLGICYGMQAMAAQLGGRVEVSVKREFGYAQVRAHAHTRLLTDIEDHTSPEGYGLLDVWMSHGDRVSALPPGFELMASTSGSPIAGMADERRSFYGLQFHPEVTHTLQGVRILGRFVHDICGCPQLWTAGNIIDKSINDLRDRIGADEVILALSGGVDSAVVAALLHRAIGAQLTCVFVDTGLLRLREGDQVMTTLARHMGVRVIRIDAEERFLSALKGVTDPEAKRKVIGRVFVEIFDEAAPRRADTAWLAQGTIYPDVIESAAASTGKARLIKSHHNVGALPAGMRLKLVEPLRELFKDEVRKIGLELGLPSEMVHRHPFPGPGLGVRILGEVKKQYADLLRRADDIFITELRAHDLYRQVSQAFAVFLPVKSVGVMGDGRCYDYVVALRAVETLDFMTARWAHLPYDFLDHVSRRIINEVNGISRVTYDISGKPPATIEWE; encoded by the coding sequence ATGGATATCCAGCCCCATCTCATTCTGATCCTCGACTTCGGGTCGCAGTACACACAGCTGATCGCGCGCCGCGTGAGGGAAGCTGGTGTGTACTGCGAGATTTTGCCCTGGGATGGCGTGGGTGATGCGCTTGCTTCGAGTCGACTCCGGGGTGTGATCCTGTCTGGCGGCCCGGAGTCCGCGACCGTTGAGATTCCACCGCGGATTTCGCCTGAACTATTTACGCGTGGGGTGCCGGTGCTCGGCATCTGTTATGGCATGCAGGCAATGGCCGCACAACTGGGCGGCAGGGTCGAGGTCTCTGTCAAGCGGGAGTTCGGCTATGCGCAGGTGCGCGCCCACGCGCATACGCGGCTGCTTACCGACATTGAGGATCACACGTCACCGGAGGGCTACGGGCTCCTGGATGTGTGGATGTCGCACGGCGACCGGGTCTCCGCGCTACCGCCCGGCTTTGAACTTATGGCCAGCACATCCGGCTCGCCGATTGCCGGTATGGCGGACGAGCGTCGCTCATTCTATGGGTTGCAGTTCCACCCCGAAGTTACGCACACGTTGCAAGGCGTCAGGATACTGGGAAGATTTGTGCATGATATTTGTGGCTGTCCGCAGTTGTGGACTGCGGGCAATATCATCGACAAATCGATCAACGACTTACGCGACCGCATCGGCGCGGATGAGGTCATTCTCGCATTGTCCGGCGGTGTGGATTCGGCAGTAGTCGCGGCGTTGCTACACCGTGCGATAGGGGCGCAACTGACCTGTGTATTCGTGGACACGGGGTTGTTGCGCCTGCGCGAAGGCGATCAGGTGATGACCACACTGGCGCGGCACATGGGTGTCAGAGTAATTCGGATCGACGCGGAAGAACGGTTTTTGAGTGCGCTGAAGGGTGTCACTGATCCTGAAGCGAAACGAAAAGTCATAGGCAGGGTGTTTGTCGAGATATTTGACGAGGCTGCCCCCAGGCGCGCGGATACTGCGTGGCTCGCGCAAGGCACAATTTATCCGGACGTAATCGAGTCGGCCGCTGCCAGCACCGGCAAGGCGCGACTCATCAAATCTCACCATAACGTCGGCGCACTGCCTGCCGGCATGCGGCTTAAACTGGTGGAGCCGCTGCGCGAACTGTTCAAGGATGAAGTACGCAAGATCGGTCTAGAGCTGGGCCTGCCGTCGGAAATGGTGCATCGGCACCCGTTTCCGGGCCCTGGGCTGGGCGTACGGATCCTTGGCGAGGTAAAAAAACAGTATGCTGATTTGCTGCGACGGGCTGATGATATATTTATCACCGAGCTGCGCGCGCACGATCTATACCGGCAAGTATCCCAGGCATTTGCCGTGTTTCTGCCCGTCAAAAGCGTTGGCGTCATGGGCGATGGCCGCTGCTACGATTATGTTGTGGCATTACGTGCAGTTGAAACCCTTGATTTCATGACCGCGCGCTGGGCGCATCTACCCTACGATTTCCTGGATCACGTGTCGCGGCGCATCATCAATGAAGTGAATGGAATCTCGCGCGTCACGTATGACATCTCAGGGAAACCGCCTGCTACCATCGAATGGGAGTAA
- the rfbF gene encoding glucose-1-phosphate cytidylyltransferase: MKAVILAGGLGTRLSEETSTRPKPMVEVGGKPILWHIMKIYSTHGINDFVICCGYKGYVIKEYFANYLLHMSDVTFDIKKNKIDIHQNSAEPWRVCLIDTGDNTGTGGRLRRVRSYLDDETFCLTYGDGVSDIDIKALLDFHHQQKCLATLTAVQPPGRFGAFSLGNDQQKIAQFREKPKGDGAWVNGGFFALEPKVVDYIEGDEIFWEAEPLSKLADDGELAAYRHYGYWQAMDTLRDKLVLEELWRTKSAPWKAW; encoded by the coding sequence ATGAAAGCAGTTATTTTAGCGGGCGGACTGGGGACGCGTTTGTCGGAAGAGACGTCAACCAGGCCAAAGCCGATGGTCGAGGTGGGCGGCAAGCCTATCCTTTGGCATATCATGAAGATTTATTCCACGCACGGAATAAACGACTTCGTGATCTGTTGCGGCTATAAAGGCTACGTGATTAAAGAATACTTCGCCAACTACCTGTTGCACATGTCCGACGTAACGTTCGATATCAAGAAGAACAAGATCGATATTCATCAGAACAGTGCGGAGCCTTGGCGGGTGTGTCTGATCGATACCGGTGATAACACGGGGACTGGCGGGCGACTCCGGCGCGTCAGATCATACTTGGACGATGAGACTTTCTGCCTCACCTACGGCGACGGCGTAAGCGATATCGACATCAAAGCGCTGCTTGATTTCCATCATCAGCAGAAATGTCTGGCGACGTTGACTGCCGTCCAGCCGCCCGGCCGGTTCGGCGCTTTCAGCCTGGGCAACGATCAGCAGAAGATAGCGCAGTTTCGTGAGAAGCCCAAGGGTGACGGTGCCTGGGTCAACGGCGGGTTTTTCGCGCTGGAGCCGAAGGTCGTCGATTATATAGAAGGGGACGAAATCTTCTGGGAGGCCGAGCCGCTATCAAAATTGGCAGACGACGGGGAGCTGGCGGCCTATAGACATTACGGGTATTGGCAGGCGATGGATACGCTCAGAGATAAGCTTGTCCTGGAGGAGCTTTGGCGTACGAAGAGCGCCCCCTGGAAGGCATGGTAG
- the dksA gene encoding RNA polymerase-binding protein DksA has translation MAVKKTVANKAAGLSTLPVGGVTPYKPKRGEEYMNEAQHEHFRQILLTWKRELMEEVDRTVDHMKTDAANFADPADRATQEEEFSLELRTRDRERKLIKKIDESLNLIETEEYGYCEACGVEIGIRRLEARPTATLCIDCKTLQEIKEKQLSA, from the coding sequence ATGGCTGTGAAGAAAACGGTTGCAAACAAGGCCGCGGGGTTGTCGACATTGCCCGTGGGTGGAGTCACACCATATAAGCCCAAACGCGGCGAAGAGTACATGAACGAGGCTCAGCACGAGCACTTCCGCCAGATATTGCTGACCTGGAAGCGGGAACTCATGGAGGAAGTCGATCGTACCGTCGATCACATGAAGACCGACGCCGCAAACTTCGCCGATCCGGCGGATCGCGCCACACAGGAAGAGGAATTCAGCCTGGAACTGCGCACCCGTGATCGCGAGCGCAAGCTGATCAAAAAGATAGACGAGTCCCTGAACCTCATCGAAACCGAGGAATACGGGTATTGCGAGGCGTGCGGGGTCGAAATCGGTATCCGCCGGCTGGAGGCGCGGCCCACCGCAACCTTGTGCATCGACTGCAAGACGCTGCAGGAAATCAAGGAAAAGCAGCTGAGCGCCTGA
- a CDS encoding CpsD/CapB family tyrosine-protein kinase has product MDRIAKALELARKSQKPSGGRMLQTNVETEISYTYTRTVPVDVAFLRKQRVIGGIQDKRIVDAYKLLRTRVLQRMQQNNWKTLGITSVGEHDGKTLTAVNLAISIAMKLNFTVLLVDADMRRPNVHNLFGFQPALGLRDYLEADASIEDILVNPGIDRLVVLPGRGGGDTSSELLASPRMMDLVQELRSRYSSRLVIFDLPPVLVGDDVVAFAPNLDAALLVVEDNKTQGDELARTVDLLEGIDLIGTVLNKSTEENQGYDYYYY; this is encoded by the coding sequence ATGGATAGAATCGCAAAAGCCCTTGAGCTCGCCCGCAAGTCGCAAAAGCCTTCTGGCGGAAGGATGCTGCAGACTAATGTCGAAACGGAGATTTCGTACACGTACACGCGGACAGTGCCGGTCGATGTGGCCTTTCTCCGTAAACAACGCGTAATTGGCGGCATTCAGGATAAGCGCATCGTTGATGCCTACAAGTTATTGCGGACGCGCGTGCTTCAGCGCATGCAACAGAACAACTGGAAGACGCTGGGTATAACGAGCGTCGGAGAGCATGATGGCAAGACATTAACAGCGGTTAATCTCGCCATCAGCATTGCCATGAAGCTTAACTTCACGGTTTTGCTGGTCGATGCCGACATGCGGCGGCCTAATGTTCACAATCTGTTTGGCTTCCAGCCAGCGCTTGGGCTTAGAGACTATCTGGAGGCCGATGCGAGTATTGAAGACATACTTGTAAACCCTGGCATTGATCGACTGGTTGTCTTGCCGGGTCGTGGCGGTGGCGATACTTCGTCAGAGCTGTTGGCGTCACCCCGCATGATGGATTTGGTGCAGGAGCTCAGGTCTCGCTATTCGTCGCGCCTGGTCATTTTTGATCTTCCGCCGGTGCTGGTGGGCGACGACGTCGTTGCGTTCGCTCCAAACCTGGACGCGGCCTTGCTCGTCGTTGAAGACAACAAAACGCAGGGGGACGAACTGGCGCGCACGGTTGATCTACTGGAAGGGATCGATTTGATCGGCACAGTGCTAAATAAGTCAACCGAGGAAAATCAGGGCTACGATTACTATTATTATTAG
- the lhgO gene encoding L-2-hydroxyglutarate oxidase translates to MSTSDFIVIGGGVIGLNIAREIKKSFADASVTVIEKEPSCGTHASGRNSGVLHAGFYYTADSLKAKFTRDGNRLLTEYCEERKIPLNKCGKLVVARDEAEDRMLDELLRRGQRNGVQLQEVSADEVREIEPRAITFKRAIFSPTTSSADPSAVLVRMEQDAKVEGVAVRNSESYVSIRNDRVTTTIDNYDAGYVINAAGLHADKVARDFGFSKRFRILPFKGLYLKSSAPPGEFRTNIYPVPDLNNPFLGVHVTVQVDGHAKLGPTAIPALWREQYNGLDNFQMREFVEIASRSASFFAASRFDFKRLALTEMRKYSRRHMVSLASSLARGITQDTFRNWSKPGIRAQLVDIQARKLEMDFVLEGDHRSMHVLNAVSPGWTCSIPFSRHVVEEIKGKLQ, encoded by the coding sequence ATGTCGACATCAGATTTTATCGTCATCGGTGGCGGCGTGATCGGGCTTAACATTGCCCGCGAAATAAAAAAATCTTTCGCTGATGCAAGTGTCACCGTCATAGAAAAAGAACCGTCCTGCGGTACTCACGCCAGCGGACGCAACAGCGGTGTATTGCATGCTGGTTTTTACTACACCGCGGACAGCCTGAAAGCCAAGTTCACTCGGGATGGGAACCGGTTGCTGACCGAGTACTGCGAAGAACGGAAGATTCCTCTAAACAAATGCGGCAAACTAGTAGTCGCCCGGGACGAAGCAGAGGATCGGATGCTGGATGAGCTGCTTCGCAGGGGGCAGCGTAACGGTGTGCAGCTTCAAGAGGTGTCGGCCGACGAGGTGCGGGAAATAGAGCCCCGTGCGATAACTTTTAAGCGGGCGATATTCTCTCCGACCACGTCTTCCGCTGATCCGAGTGCGGTCTTGGTGCGTATGGAGCAGGACGCGAAAGTCGAAGGTGTGGCTGTTCGTAATTCCGAAAGTTACGTTTCGATACGCAACGACCGTGTTACCACGACGATTGATAATTACGATGCCGGCTACGTGATCAACGCCGCCGGACTTCATGCGGACAAGGTTGCGCGCGATTTCGGGTTCTCCAAGCGCTTTCGTATCCTTCCCTTTAAAGGCTTGTACTTGAAGTCCAGTGCGCCGCCAGGGGAATTTCGCACAAACATTTACCCGGTACCGGATTTGAATAATCCTTTTCTGGGCGTGCACGTTACCGTTCAGGTTGACGGGCACGCGAAGCTCGGGCCTACCGCGATACCTGCGTTATGGCGCGAGCAATATAATGGCCTGGATAATTTTCAGATGAGAGAATTCGTCGAAATAGCATCCAGGTCGGCGAGTTTCTTCGCCGCATCGCGTTTCGATTTCAAGCGGCTGGCATTGACCGAGATGCGGAAATATTCGCGACGGCACATGGTTTCTCTGGCCTCATCGCTGGCGCGCGGTATTACACAGGACACCTTCAGGAACTGGTCCAAGCCGGGAATCCGCGCGCAACTCGTGGATATACAAGCGCGCAAGCTGGAGATGGATTTCGTGCTGGAAGGCGACCACAGATCAATGCATGTATTAAACGCTGTTTCTCCAGGTTGGACATGCTCCATTCCGTTTTCGCGCCACGTGGTCGAAGAAATAAAAGGGAAACTTCAATGA
- the guaB gene encoding IMP dehydrogenase: MRIVTHDALTFDDVLLVPAHSTVLPKHADLSARLTRTISLNMPVLSAAMDTVTDGRLAIAMAQEGGVGVIHKNMTPEQQASHVRMVKKFESGVIKEPITVSPHLSIREVLEITRANNISGVPVVEGESLVGIVTSRDLRFEARLDAPVSTIMTPQNRLVTVKEGADREEIKHLLHKYRIEKILVVNDDFQLRGMVTVKDIQKSSDYPHACKDDQGSLRVGAAVGAGAGTEERVTALVEAGVDLIVVDTAHGHSQGVLDRVAWVKKCFPHVQLVGGNVATGEAARALVEHGADAVKVGIGPGSICTTRVVAGVGVPQITAIAEVAKALKKLDVPLIADGGIRFSGDVAKALAAGAHTVMIGGLFAGTREAPGDVELYQGRSYKAYRGMGSLAAMQQGSSERYFQEPADVDKLVPEGIEGRVPYKGTVVAILHQLLGGVRASMGYVGCRTIEELHERAQFVRVSPAGVRESHVHDVAITKEAPNYTVD, from the coding sequence ATGCGTATCGTCACTCACGACGCCCTGACGTTCGATGATGTCCTGCTGGTGCCGGCCCACTCCACGGTGCTGCCTAAGCATGCCGATCTCAGCGCGCGCCTGACACGCACTATTTCGCTCAACATGCCGGTATTGTCCGCGGCGATGGATACGGTGACGGACGGGCGTCTGGCCATCGCGATGGCACAGGAAGGCGGCGTTGGCGTCATTCACAAGAATATGACGCCCGAGCAGCAGGCCAGCCATGTGCGCATGGTCAAGAAGTTCGAGAGCGGCGTCATCAAGGAACCCATTACCGTTTCGCCCCACTTAAGCATTCGCGAGGTGCTGGAAATCACACGGGCTAATAACATTTCCGGCGTGCCCGTGGTCGAAGGCGAGTCGCTGGTCGGCATCGTCACCAGCCGTGATCTTCGCTTTGAAGCCCGGCTGGATGCGCCGGTCTCCACCATAATGACGCCGCAGAACCGGCTGGTCACGGTGAAAGAGGGCGCGGATCGTGAAGAAATCAAGCATCTGCTGCACAAGTACCGGATCGAAAAAATACTGGTGGTCAATGACGACTTTCAGCTGCGTGGCATGGTGACGGTCAAGGACATCCAGAAATCAAGCGATTATCCGCACGCGTGCAAGGACGATCAGGGGAGTCTGCGCGTCGGGGCCGCGGTCGGCGCGGGCGCGGGTACCGAGGAGCGGGTAACCGCGCTGGTCGAGGCTGGTGTCGATTTGATCGTGGTGGACACCGCCCACGGACACTCGCAAGGCGTGCTGGACCGTGTCGCCTGGGTTAAGAAGTGTTTTCCCCATGTTCAGCTGGTTGGCGGTAACGTGGCGACGGGCGAAGCCGCGCGCGCGCTGGTTGAACACGGCGCGGATGCGGTGAAAGTCGGTATTGGCCCGGGCTCGATCTGCACGACGCGCGTGGTGGCCGGTGTCGGCGTGCCGCAGATCACCGCGATCGCCGAAGTGGCGAAGGCGCTTAAAAAACTGGATGTGCCCTTGATCGCCGATGGCGGTATCCGATTTTCCGGCGACGTCGCCAAGGCGCTGGCGGCGGGCGCACACACGGTCATGATCGGCGGCCTGTTCGCCGGTACGCGGGAGGCGCCCGGCGACGTGGAGCTTTACCAGGGGCGTTCGTATAAGGCCTACCGCGGCATGGGCTCGCTGGCTGCGATGCAACAGGGCTCGAGCGAGCGCTATTTTCAGGAGCCAGCCGACGTGGACAAGCTGGTCCCTGAGGGCATTGAGGGTCGCGTTCCCTATAAAGGTACGGTGGTGGCGATTCTCCATCAGCTGCTGGGCGGCGTGCGGGCGAGCATGGGTTATGTGGGTTGCCGCACTATCGAGGAATTGCACGAACGCGCGCAGTTCGTGCGGGTGTCGCCAGCCGGCGTGCGAGAAAGCCATGTTCACGATGTCGCGATAACCAAGGAAGCGCCGAATTACACGGTCGATTAA
- the rfbC gene encoding dTDP-4-dehydrorhamnose 3,5-epimerase, giving the protein MNFTQTKLAGAYLIDIKTMVDERGFFARGWCRKEFEAHGMVAKIVQANMSFNHRRGTLRGMHYQVAPYRETKLVRCTRGAIYDVIVDLRADSPTYLQWIGAELTADNRRMLFVPEGFAHGFQTLTDASEVFYQVSEFYTPGAERGARYNDPAFDIAWPLDATVISEKDANWADFRSGQ; this is encoded by the coding sequence ATGAACTTTACGCAAACAAAGCTTGCCGGCGCTTACCTGATAGATATCAAGACGATGGTTGATGAGCGCGGCTTTTTTGCGCGTGGCTGGTGCCGGAAAGAGTTTGAAGCGCACGGCATGGTGGCGAAAATAGTGCAGGCAAACATGTCTTTCAATCACAGACGAGGAACCCTGCGCGGCATGCATTATCAAGTCGCGCCTTATCGGGAAACCAAACTGGTGCGTTGCACACGTGGGGCAATTTACGATGTCATTGTGGATTTGCGTGCCGACTCACCCACGTATCTTCAGTGGATAGGCGCTGAATTGACCGCGGATAACCGCCGTATGCTCTTCGTTCCGGAAGGCTTTGCCCACGGTTTTCAAACGTTGACCGATGCGTCTGAAGTGTTTTATCAAGTCTCAGAGTTTTATACGCCCGGCGCCGAGCGCGGGGCGCGCTACAACGACCCGGCTTTTGACATAGCCTGGCCTCTCGATGCCACAGTTATTTCCGAAAAAGACGCCAACTGGGCGGATTTCCGTTCGGGGCAATAG
- a CDS encoding exodeoxyribonuclease VII large subunit, giving the protein MPDLLETLAVQRDVYSVSRLNREARLLLGASFPLIWIEGELSNLVTPGSGHMYFTLKDGAAAVRCAMFKNQNMYLRFRPRDGLAVLLRARVGLYEPRGEFQLTVDHMEEAGLGALQRAFEILKQKLAAEGLFDVQRKRLPPPFPRCLGVITSPVGAAIRDIVSAARRRFPALPVIVYPVPVQGEAAAAAIADALRSASRRKDCDVLILARGGGSLEDLWAFNTEVVTRAIAACDIPVVSGIGHEIDFTIADFAADQRAATPTAAAELTTPDGPQLMSRLAGYEQQLELCLRRHRERVDQTLEWLRGRLRHQHPTLRVQRQMQHVDGLELRLKLAARYVFKELKGRLNEPTMRLQQCAPGSLLMSAAARHSQLAQRLWVAQHREMETRRQRLSNAGATLNTVSPLKTLARGYALVTRADDNRVVRDSGVITVGDPLDIRLARGHLRAKVTGKTRQRAQESGSELLRRPS; this is encoded by the coding sequence ATGCCCGATTTACTCGAAACTCTTGCCGTGCAGCGCGACGTTTACAGCGTGTCCCGCCTCAATCGCGAGGCGCGTTTGTTGTTGGGGGCAAGTTTCCCGCTCATATGGATAGAAGGCGAACTGTCGAATCTCGTTACGCCAGGTTCAGGTCACATGTACTTCACCCTCAAGGATGGCGCAGCCGCGGTGCGCTGCGCCATGTTCAAGAATCAGAACATGTACCTGCGTTTCCGGCCGCGCGATGGGCTGGCCGTGCTGCTCCGCGCGCGCGTTGGACTTTATGAGCCGCGGGGCGAATTCCAGTTGACCGTGGACCACATGGAAGAGGCGGGCTTGGGCGCCCTGCAACGCGCATTCGAGATCCTCAAACAAAAACTCGCCGCCGAGGGCTTGTTCGATGTGCAACGCAAGCGACTGCCGCCGCCGTTTCCGCGTTGTCTGGGTGTTATAACGTCGCCGGTCGGCGCAGCCATCCGTGACATTGTGAGCGCAGCGCGCCGCCGGTTTCCTGCCCTGCCTGTAATCGTATATCCCGTACCCGTACAAGGTGAAGCGGCCGCCGCAGCGATAGCCGACGCGCTGCGCTCCGCCAGCCGGCGCAAGGACTGCGATGTGTTGATCCTGGCCCGGGGCGGCGGTTCGCTGGAGGACTTATGGGCATTCAACACCGAGGTCGTCACGCGCGCGATTGCAGCTTGCGACATCCCGGTGGTCAGCGGTATAGGCCACGAAATCGACTTTACCATCGCCGACTTCGCGGCCGATCAACGCGCCGCTACACCGACCGCCGCCGCCGAACTGACAACGCCGGACGGACCCCAATTGATGTCCCGCCTGGCTGGATACGAACAACAGCTGGAGCTGTGTCTGCGGCGACACAGGGAGCGCGTTGATCAGACTCTTGAATGGTTGCGGGGTCGCCTCCGCCACCAGCATCCGACTTTGCGAGTACAGCGACAAATGCAGCACGTCGATGGCCTGGAGTTGCGCTTGAAACTGGCGGCGCGTTATGTGTTCAAGGAACTTAAGGGCCGCCTGAACGAACCAACAATGCGCTTGCAGCAGTGTGCTCCAGGCTCGTTGCTAATGAGCGCTGCGGCGCGGCATTCGCAACTGGCACAGCGTTTGTGGGTCGCCCAGCACAGGGAGATGGAGACTCGCCGCCAACGGTTGAGTAACGCTGGCGCCACGCTGAACACGGTCAGTCCGTTAAAGACGCTGGCTCGAGGTTATGCGCTGGTGACACGGGCCGATGATAATCGTGTGGTGCGGGACAGCGGCGTAATCACGGTGGGAGACCCTCTGGACATTCGACTGGCTCGCGGCCACCTGCGGGCGAAGGTAACCGGCAAGACGCGCCAGAGGGCTCAAGAATCGGGTTCAGAACTACTTCGGCGGCCGTCTTGA
- the tadA gene encoding tRNA adenosine(34) deaminase TadA yields MTHALDLAKRALGQDEVPVGAVLVLNDELLSEGWNRPIGTHDPTAHAEICALRAAGEKAGNYRLSGTTLYVTLEPCLMCVGAMIHARIARLVYGAADVRNAKGSGVRCWMQSGRHNHHIEVTGGVLDKESGDLLRAFFWGRRSARHSWS; encoded by the coding sequence ATGACGCACGCGCTCGATCTCGCGAAGCGTGCGCTCGGGCAAGACGAAGTGCCGGTTGGAGCGGTACTGGTTCTCAATGATGAACTACTGAGCGAAGGCTGGAATCGGCCTATCGGCACCCACGATCCTACGGCGCACGCCGAAATATGCGCCTTGCGGGCGGCAGGCGAAAAGGCCGGAAACTATCGTTTGTCGGGCACCACGCTGTACGTCACTCTGGAGCCATGTCTCATGTGCGTTGGAGCCATGATTCACGCGCGAATTGCGCGTTTGGTGTATGGCGCCGCCGACGTAAGAAACGCAAAGGGCAGTGGTGTCAGATGCTGGATGCAGTCGGGCCGCCATAACCATCATATCGAAGTAACAGGGGGCGTCCTTGATAAAGAGTCCGGCGATCTGTTGCGGGCCTTCTTTTGGGGGCGCCGGTCGGCGCGACATTCTTGGAGTTGA